DNA sequence from the Methanolobus sp. ZRKC5 genome:
AGACTCCAACAATTGATGCAGTTTCAAGAGCAAGCAAGGCGATGGTCGAAGTCGCCGGCGTGGATGGAATATAGATAGGGGTCGGCGACCCGATGGGTATGCCGATCTCCCACATAATGACTTCCGGAATGAGCGGAATCAGAGCTGCTGGTGACCTTGTTGCAAGGATGCAGCTTTCAAAGAGCATGAGAATTGGAGAAGCAAAGGACTTCGTTGCCAAGAAGCTGGACGTTACTACAGATGATCTCAGTGACGAATATGTAATGAGAGAACTGAGAGAAGAACTTGGTATTGGTGTAATCACTTCAGTTGCAGGTGCTCCAAAAGGAATCGCAGCAAAGATGAACATCGAGAAACTTCTTGGAATTGACATCAACTGCTGTGACAAATTCAGAGGACAGTTGAAGTAAATGGGGTTTATGCTGCCTTATCAACCAGTGGTTGATAAGGCAGCATAAATGGCATCTGCAATTTTCTTTTTTTGGGAGTTGCAGGTGTCACATTTTACCTAAAAAAAGGGGTGATAATAAATGGAGAAAAAAGAAGGAATAGACTGGCATCATGCAGAGCAGTGTTCTAAAGTGGTCTGTGACACCGGGGACGACAGTGGGCTTGAGAGGTCTATCGATTGGAAACAGGGTCTTGCAATTGCTGTAGGTGTACCTCTGTTGATCTTGCCATCAATTGGATACTTTGCTGGTTATCTGTGGTCAGCTGCTATTATTGTCTGGGGTCTTTCCGTATTCCAGGGATTCATGCAGAATCTGGCTTATGGTGAACTTGCAACAACTTTCCCGAAGGCATCTGGTCTTCCTGGATTTGCACAGAATGTTTTCAAAACACCTAATTTCAAAGGAAAATATGACAAAAGCAAGCTTGTAGGTGGATTCAGTGCATGGAGTTACTGGTTTGCCTGGAATCCCGTACTTGCTATCTTTGCTATCCTTGTAGGTTTTTACTTGCACAGCCTTTTCCCTGTACTTGCCAGCACTTTCAGTGAATATCAGCTTTCATTAGTTGCAGGTATTATTATATTCGGAGGTCTTATACTTATTAATTATCGTGGTGTTTCAAGTGGTGCAGTGGTAGGTTATATTCTCGCAGCACTTGCATTTATTCCACTGATTATAATTGCAGTGGTACCTTATATTACAGGTGATTTTGTAATGGCAAATATCACAAGCACCTGGTTGCCAACTGACTGGGTATGGGACCTTCATCATATTCTTATCTTGCTAGGTATTTTTGCAATGGCACAGTGGAGTGCATGTGCATGGGAAACAGCAGCTATCTATGGTCCTGAATACAAAAACCCAGGTAAAGATGTACCAAAAGCACTTTTCACCTGTGGTGCAATCTGTCTTCTGGCATTTGTAATCGTACAGATGACAGTTACCGGTGTACTCGGTATCGATGGTATTGCCAATGCACCAATCGATCCTATGCTTCCTGTTGCACAGGCAGCTCTCGGTGACATGGGTTCAACGGTTGCTATTGTAATGCTTATTGCAGCAATGGTCCTTATCATCCAGACCGCTTACCTTGGTTCTGCAAGAGCAATGCACTCAATGGCAGTTGAAGGAAATCTTCCAAGAGTATTCGGTAAAGTGAATGCCCATGGTACTCCTATACTGGCAATGGTCGTTATCGGTGTCTTTAACCTGGGACTTATTTCAATGGGTACTCCAACAGCTATCCTTGCAGCATCCGCTATAGGATATGTTTGTGCAAACGGTATCAGTCTCTTTGCATATGTAAAGGCAAAATCAGACCCGCATCTTGCAGGTCTTGACAGGCCTTTCAAGGCACCAGGTGGCTGGAAGAATGTTTCACTAATGTTTGGTCTATTCAACCTTCCTCTCTGTCTGATCGGTATCATTTATCTTAACAGTGTCGAAGGAAGCTGGTTCTCTACTGGTGTTGGAATTCTTGTACTGGCTTTGTATGTACCTATGTGGTATTATTCACAACATGAAAATCATGTTGCGAAGCAGGTGGAACCGCAGAGTGTATAAAATCAGAAAATCGTGGCAGTGGCATTGAAAAGTTCACTGCAATATTTTTTTAATTCGCATAACCTCCAATTATGCAAAGTAGTTAATTTGGCAGTTGCTAAGAAACAGTAGCAAGCTGCCAGATACTTTTTAGTTATTATGGAACTCATTTTAAAACTTAAAATACTATTTCTTAAATGATTGTGCTAAGGGTTTGCCTGGAGTTCAGATAACTCTCTGATGAACAATGGAAATATATTATACGTTTTTTGCCACCATAACCAATAACTGGAAGAAAGAGAACTGATGGCCGTAAGTTAATCACTGGTTTCCTCTTTGTTCTGATAACTGGCTGTAGATAAAGCCATGCCGGATCATTATGCTTCAAACTTAGCGTATGAGATGATTAAAGAGGCGGTATAAGGAAGGTATTTAGAATCCGATCATAGAATAGTGTGATTCCACGATATCAAAAAGGCGAAATTTTAATGGACACTGTGCATGTTGATATCAGTTCCATCGAAACTAAAAAGAGGAGAGGACACGGCTTATAGCGGCCACAAGAAATGAAAAGGAATAAAGATCCATGCGTGTGAAATCCATGAAGTTTTTCCTTTGAGGATTCAATAGCTTCTGGAAAAAGTACAATCCATTTTTTTAATTATATTCGTTTTTAAGAGATATTTTCCGCTTTATCTTTGAAATAAGAGAATAGTTCCTTGCTCCATTGCAGTGCATTGCTGTCAAAGCTCATCAGGATGGTATGATCATATTGTCCCTGTTTATTAAAGAAACAGAGAAACAGGAATCTATCAGTACTAACTAACGTTGCCAGACCAGTGTTCTCATTTGACACAAGCATCTCAGTATTTTCAAAGCTCATGAATTTCCTGACGTCTTCTGAATAATCTTTTTCCATTCTTTCATGGACAGAGTTTGTTGTTACCAGGGAAAAATCGATTCCCTTTTCAGCAAGACTTGAATAAAGGGCTGGGTACTCAGGATGGAAATAAGCGTTAAAAGCCATAACATAAGTAGATTTACTTATGTTTTCAGTAAATTCTTTAGGAAATTCAAAAAGGTAGTTAAGGTCAGGCTCAATGATAACACAGTTTCCAAGTTCACCGAATCTCTTAAGCATAGATTCAGGAATGCCGTTGAGATCACGATTCAACCAATAGTTACTGTTCTCTTCAAAAACATCTACTGCACTTAAAAGAGGCAGCATGTTTGCTACCAGAACTTTCCCCATATTGGTTAAGATATAATAATCTACATTCTGAATGACAAGACCATGTTCCTTGAGTTTCTTGATCTGGGGAATAAGGGCTGTGGAAGTAACGTTAAGACTTGTTTTTATCTCTTCGCGGCTTTTTTCTCCTTCCATCAAGAGAAGCAGAACATTTTTCCGTTTTTCCGAATTGAGGATTATGTCTATTAGTGAACCATTCATTCATACCAACTGTTCTGATTTTATTGCAATAGTGTCTGAATTTTATGAATATCGTTATTCAAAGATTTCATATGCTGTTACTACATACTTTTTCTTGCGCACTCTTTTCTGTTTTATGTCTGTAAAGTGCAATTTCGATGTTACTGCGTAAATCATCTGCTTTGAATGGTTTCACGATGTATCCGTAAGGCTCAGTTTTTTTTGCTTTTTCAAGAACTTCATCATCCGAATATGCAGTAAGATATATCACCGGAATATCGAAATTCTTACGGATCTTCTCAGCAGTTTCTACCCCATCCATGTCCCCCTTAAGTCTTACATCCATTAATATGAGGTCAGGAAATGTTATCTCTGCCATCTTTATAGCTTCTTCCCCTGTTGCAACTATAGCCGGTACAGTATATCCAAAACTTTTCAGCTTCTTTTTTATATTAAGACCAATGATTCCTTCGTCTTCTACCACAAGAATTTTCACATCTTCCATGATTTCACCTGAATTTTTATCATTTTAAAATTATCCTGAATTCCGTGCCTTTGCTTCGATCAAGTTCAATTATGCCATCTATCTGGGATGTCAGGGTGGTGACCAGTTGCAATCCCAGAGAATCTGTCTCTTTGAAATTGATGTTTTCCGGGAAGCCGGTTCCATTGTCCCCTACGATCAAGGTCAACTTTCTGTCTTCAAGGCTCAGATTAACATATATTTCCCTTTCTTTTTCCTGCTTGAAAGCATGCTTGAATGAATTCGAAACAAGTTCATTTACTATCATACCAAGGGGAATGGCAGTATCCATATCAAGGAAAGTGGGGTCAACATTCATTTTAATTTTAATGTATTCTTTATTGACCGCGTATGAATATGACAGCTCATTAACAAGTTTCATAAGATAATCGGAAAAGTCTATGCTTTCCATGTCCTGCGATCTGTAAAGTTCCTCATGCACCAAAGCCATTGATACCACACGGTTCTGGCTTTCCTTGAAAGCCTCGATAACCTCTTCATCTTTGAATTTATCGGATTCAAGGTCAAGCAAACTTGAAATGACCTGAAGGTTATTCTTTATACGATGATGGATCTCTTTTTTCCTTATTTCCTCTATCTTTCCGCGTTCATCTATCATCTCTGATAGAGTTGCCCTTGTTTTTTCGATTCCCTCTGTCAGGATAAGGAAATCACCTTCTCCATATACCCTTACAGTTCTCGAAAAATCATTTTGTTGTATTTTAGTAAGCACCTGGTTGGAGTCTTTTATTATTGTTTCAAGTAATAAGGCAAAGTTATCCAGTGTATTTGCAAGTTGCCTGAATTCCCCATGGACATTTAAGTGAGATCTTTCACCAAGTTCCCCCTTAGCAAGTGCATTTGTAAGTCTTACAGTATCACGAATAGGTGTTATTACTGCATCCAGGATTTCATTGAGGCCTATAGGAATCTCTTTGAAATCACTTTCAACATCTGTTTCAGCCCTTGAGTCGAGATTTCCCCTGACTGCATCTTTTGATATATTCTTAAAATCATTAACTATGTTTTTTATGGGTCTTGTAAAGGACAATGCTATCAAATAAGAGATAGCGGCCATGAAAATTACGGCTGCAAAGGATATTTGTAAAAGCTTGTTACTAAGGGTGTTCACACCTGCAAACATCTCATCCTTTGGAATAACCAGAACAAATGAAAAATTGCCTGTTCTTATTGGCTCGTAAAACATTACTACATTTTTCCCGGTAATGGGGTCAACAGTTTCAACGTGGCCGTTCATCCCCTTTCCGATGTCATATCCAATTTTTGAAAAGTCCTCATTTCCAAAATCATAAAGCGTTTTTTTCCCAATCCACTCTTTATTCGTAGGGTGTGAGACCAGGATACCAGTATTACCTGTCATGAAAGCATATCCTGTATCAAATGCTTTTACTTCGCTGATTGCTTCATCCAGATAATTCAGGGAAACATCCACCCCCCCTATCCCAATGAATTCATTATCTTTCATTATCGGCGAAACATAACTCACAATGAAGACACCTTCGTAATAATAGGGTTCTGTTAATATTTCTGTCTCTGTCTTTTTTGGCAGTTGATAGTAATCCAGTGTTTCATAATTCAGAAGGGGATCAAGTGTTATAGGTCCGTTTATTTTGTTCCAGTAAGGAATGAACCTTCCAGTGGAATCATGTCCCTGGGAATTCATATATAATATATCATTACCATCAAAGGCATCTGGTTCATAAGCAACATATGTACCAAGTAATTGAGGATGTTCTACCAGAAGATTGTAAAGCATATTATTTGCTTCTTCCCTGTTCATGGAATCATAGCTACTCATGCTCACAGCTATGGTTTCCGCAATGGCACGGTTAGTTTCCATATCACCATTGAAGTCATTAGCGTAGTTCCTGGCCATCTCGATAGATTGCTTGTAGGCAAGTTCTTCTTCCTGATCAGTTACAGTAGAAATGGTCATTGCAGTACTTGCTGCAAGTACAAGCAAGGTACCTGTGACTATATACAGAATAAGTTTGAATTTCAGTGACATATTTTTCAATTTGTTTTGTAAAATCTGTAATTTATTTGGCATTGCATTTATCCGCAATGTTTTATTGTGTTAACAATAGGTTAGACGCATTATACTTTAAAATATGCGCTTGTTAAGATTACAATAGCTTTGAAGTAATACAATAACGTTGTAATCGTTTTCATTGAAGCTAATGTTTTTTCTGTTTAACAAGTTCAGAATCAATAGCAGTATTTTGCTGAGTTTATGATTTATATCGCTTTTTCTTATTGACTATATTCTTTGTTCATCTCTGTACTTTCAAAAAAGAGGAATAAAGAAACGTTGGAGGAGGCAAAATATGTCAAACCAGGAAATGTTAGACAAACTCAGAGATATAATCGTTACCCAGAACATCAGCGGCTGTGCAGCAGCTACCCAGGAAGCTCTCGACGGCGGACTCACTGCAGTTGAGATCATCAATGGCGGTCTTTCAGTAGGTATGAAGATCATAGGAGATAAATTTGAAGCAGCAGAAGTATACCTTCCACAGATCATGATGTCTGCAAAGGCAATGAATGCTGCAATGGAAATTTTAGTTCCTATACTTGCAGAAGAAAAGGGAGCAGATGATGAAGGTGTAGGTCTTGCTATCACTTACGTACAGGAAGGCGACATTCATGATATCGGTCACCGCCTTGTAACAACAATGCTTGGTGCAAACGGCTTTAGGATCCTTGATATGGGAGTAGATGTTCCAAATGACAAGATTGTCGAAGAAGTTGCAAAGAACAAGGGCAAGAAGGTCATCCTCGTAGGCTCAGCACTTATGACAACATCCATGCTTGGTCAGAAGGACACAGTAGAGATGCTCACTGAAGAAGGCCTCAGAGACTCTGTAAAGATCATGTTCGGTGGTGCACCAGTTTCAGATGGCTGGATCGCAGAGATCGGAGCAGATGCAACAGCAGAAAATGCAGCAGATGCAGCTCGTGTAGCTCTTGACATAATGAAATAAGGAGGCATATATTATGACATTTTCAAGATCAATGGATTGTTTTGAATTCTACGAGCGTGCAAAGAAAGGTACCAAGATGTCCCAAGACGACTGGGACCTTATGACCATTCCTATGAAGTCAATGGAGCTCAAGCAAAAATATAACCTTGACTTCAAGAACGAATTCGTCCCAACCGACAAGGACATGATGGAAAACCTGTTCAAAGCAGGTTTTGAAATGCTTCTTGACTGTGGTATATTCTGTACCGACACAAGTCGTGTAGTAAAATATACTGAGGATGAGATCTGGGACGCTATCAACAATGTCCAGAAGGAATTCACACTCGGAACCGGCAGAGACGCAGTAAACGTCAGAAAAAGAAGTGTTGGTGACAAGAGAAAGCCAATAATACAGGGTGGTCCAACTGGTTCCCCTATTTCTGAAGACGTTTTCATGCCTGTTCACATGAGTTACGCTCTTGAGAAAGAAGTCGACACTATTGTTGATGGTGTCATTATGTCTGTTCGTGGAAGGCCAACAATTCCAAAGAGTCCTTATGAGATCCTGGCTGCCAAGACCGAGACAAGGCTTATCAAGGCTGCAGCTGCAATGGCCGGAAGGCCAGGCATGGGCATATAGGGACCAGAGACTTCCCTGTCCGCTCAGGGAAATATCGCTTCAGACTGTGCCGGTGGCCAGGTCTGCAGTGACAGTCACGAAGTATCACAGCTCAATGAGCTTAAGATCGACCTTGACGCTATCAGTGTGATGGCACACTATCAGGGTAACAGTGACATTATCATGGATGAACAGATGCCTATCTTTGGTGGATATGCCGGTGGCATAGAAGAAACCACAATTGTCGACATCGCAACCCACATCAATGCATTTGTAATGAGCAATGCAAGCTGGCATCTTGACGGTCCGGTCCACATCCGCTGGGGATCCACAAACACTCGTGAGACCCTCCAGATCGCAGGATGGGCATGTGCAACGATCTCAGAATTCACTGACATGCTCTCCGGTAACCAGTACTATCCATGTGCAGGTCCATGTACCGAGATGTGTCTGCTTGAAGCATCCGCACAGTCTATGACCGACACAGCATCTGGCCGTGAGATCCTCTCCGGTGTTGCATCTGCAAAGGGTGTTGTCCAGGACAAGACCACGGGTATGGAAGCAAGGATGATGGGAGAAGTCGCAAGAGCAACTTCAGGCATGGATATTGGAGAGGTCAACAAGATTCTCGACAATCTTGTAAAACTCTACGAGAACGACTATGCAACTGCACCAGGTGGCAAGACATTCCAGGAATGTTACGATGTTGCAACCGTAACACCAACCGATGAGTATGTCAAAGTCTACGACGGCGCACGTAAAAAGCTCGAAGAGCTTGGACTTGTATTCTAAGTCCAAGATCCACGTGATAAATTAGTTTATCACTTCCCTAGTAGCCAGTGATTTATCACCGCTGGCTCCCCTTTTTTATTTTTAATTTTATTTTTAGGAGTTTAATACAATGGTAGAATATACACCAAAAGAAAGATTAGCACGTGCATTGACCGGTCAGCCAGTTGACAGGATGCCCGCAGTATCCGTAACCCAGACCGGAACAGTAGATCAGATGGAAGCCTGTGGCGCTGCCTGGCCTGAAGCAAACTATGACGCTCAAAAGATGGCAACACTTGCCGAAGCAGGTCACACCGTAGTAGGCTTTGAAGCTGTACGCGTGCCTTTCGATATCACCGCAGAAGCTGAGTTCTTTGGCTGTGAGATCAAAGATGGTACAGAGGTACAGCAGCCATCCGTGATTGGTCACGTTGTAAGTAGTATGGAAGACATCGAAAAGCTCAAAGGCTACACACTTGACAACGGCAGGATTAATGTCGTATGTGATGCTATCAAGATCCTTGCAGACAAATATGGAGACGAACTCCCTATTATGGGTAGTATGATCGGTCCTTTCTCCCTTGCTCAGCACATCAATGGTGACGAGTGGTTCATGGCTATTATGACAAAGGAAGAATTTGGTCTTGCGCTCATGGAATTCACAACTGAGTTCAGTGTTGCGTATGCAAAGAAGATGGTAGAGAGCGGTGCAGACACAATGGTCATCATTGACCCAACTGCAAGTCCACAGCTTATCGGTAACGAGTTCTACGAGAAGTTCGTGGTACCTTTCCACAAGAAGGTCTGTGATGCTATGCGTGAGCTTAATGTTCCAACAGTACTGCACGTATGTGGTGACACAACCCAGGGTCTTGGAGTCATGGAAACATGTGGTGTGGATGGTATAAGTGTTGACCAGAACGTAGATGCTGCAACAGCTGTCGGAAATGTGAAAAATGCTGTCATCGTTGGTAACCTCGATCCTGTTAACATGCTCTGGAACAGGACACCTGAGGAGATCAAGGAAGAGTCACAGAAGGTTCTGGATGCAGGAATTGGTCTGCTGGCTCCTGGATGCGGTATTGTGAGCAAGACTCCAACCGAGAACCTCCAGGCAATGGTGGAGATGGCAAAGAGCCACAAATATTGATATCGATATTAATTTTTTACCTCCGGGTCAAATCATTCACGTGAGTAGTCATCACTTTTCCCGGGATTCTTTCTCTTTTTATTATAAAGTTACAACATTAAGTATCCTGAGAATCTCTTATCTACTATGGTGCTAAAAACAAAAGATAAAAGATCTTGTCATTACGTGATATCTCACACAATGAAACGCTATGTAGAAAACTAGGTTCAAAGCCCGTTGCAAAAATGAATTCGCATGGGCATCATGAGAAAGATGGTAAATATGGTAAATATGGATTATATCAGTGATTTTTTTGGATTTATGAAAAAAGCGACGACAGCAGTTCAGACAGTAGATGCCATAAGGGAGCGTCTGGATGCTGAAGGTTTTTTGGAATTGAATATGAATGAGCCGTGGACATTGAATGCTTCAGGGAAATACTATCTGACACCTTATCCTTCCATGTTGCTGGGCTTTACTATTGGAAGCGGTCAATATCTGACAACAGGTGTGAAGATGATTGTTGCGCATACGGATAATCCCGGGTTCAGGATAAAACCCAGTCCTGAGATGAACAGTGAAGGAATGTTGACATTGAATGTGGAACGCTACGGCGGACCTATTCTGAATACATGGTTTGACCGTCCTTTATCTATCGCCGGAAGGATAGCGGTGAAGTCCGATGAGGT
Encoded proteins:
- a CDS encoding methyltransferase cognate corrinoid protein produces the protein MSNQEMLDKLRDIIVTQNISGCAAATQEALDGGLTAVEIINGGLSVGMKIIGDKFEAAEVYLPQIMMSAKAMNAAMEILVPILAEEKGADDEGVGLAITYVQEGDIHDIGHRLVTTMLGANGFRILDMGVDVPNDKIVEEVAKNKGKKVILVGSALMTTSMLGQKDTVEMLTEEGLRDSVKIMFGGAPVSDGWIAEIGADATAENAADAARVALDIMK
- a CDS encoding response regulator gives rise to the protein MEDVKILVVEDEGIIGLNIKKKLKSFGYTVPAIVATGEEAIKMAEITFPDLILMDVRLKGDMDGVETAEKIRKNFDIPVIYLTAYSDDEVLEKAKKTEPYGYIVKPFKADDLRSNIEIALYRHKTEKSAQEKVCSNSI
- a CDS encoding histidine kinase dimerization/phosphoacceptor domain -containing protein produces the protein MSLKFKLILYIVTGTLLVLAASTAMTISTVTDQEEELAYKQSIEMARNYANDFNGDMETNRAIAETIAVSMSSYDSMNREEANNMLYNLLVEHPQLLGTYVAYEPDAFDGNDILYMNSQGHDSTGRFIPYWNKINGPITLDPLLNYETLDYYQLPKKTETEILTEPYYYEGVFIVSYVSPIMKDNEFIGIGGVDVSLNYLDEAISEVKAFDTGYAFMTGNTGILVSHPTNKEWIGKKTLYDFGNEDFSKIGYDIGKGMNGHVETVDPITGKNVVMFYEPIRTGNFSFVLVIPKDEMFAGVNTLSNKLLQISFAAVIFMAAISYLIALSFTRPIKNIVNDFKNISKDAVRGNLDSRAETDVESDFKEIPIGLNEILDAVITPIRDTVRLTNALAKGELGERSHLNVHGEFRQLANTLDNFALLLETIIKDSNQVLTKIQQNDFSRTVRVYGEGDFLILTEGIEKTRATLSEMIDERGKIEEIRKKEIHHRIKNNLQVISSLLDLESDKFKDEEVIEAFKESQNRVVSMALVHEELYRSQDMESIDFSDYLMKLVNELSYSYAVNKEYIKIKMNVDPTFLDMDTAIPLGMIVNELVSNSFKHAFKQEKEREIYVNLSLEDRKLTLIVGDNGTGFPENINFKETDSLGLQLVTTLTSQIDGIIELDRSKGTEFRIILK
- a CDS encoding winged helix-turn-helix domain-containing protein — translated: MNGSLIDIILNSEKRKNVLLLLMEGEKSREEIKTSLNVTSTALIPQIKKLKEHGLVIQNVDYYILTNMGKVLVANMLPLLSAVDVFEENSNYWLNRDLNGIPESMLKRFGELGNCVIIEPDLNYLFEFPKEFTENISKSTYVMAFNAYFHPEYPALYSSLAEKGIDFSLVTTNSVHERMEKDYSEDVRKFMSFENTEMLVSNENTGLATLVSTDRFLFLCFFNKQGQYDHTILMSFDSNALQWSKELFSYFKDKAENIS
- the mtbA gene encoding methylcobamide:CoM methyltransferase MtbA; protein product: MVEYTPKERLARALTGQPVDRMPAVSVTQTGTVDQMEACGAAWPEANYDAQKMATLAEAGHTVVGFEAVRVPFDITAEAEFFGCEIKDGTEVQQPSVIGHVVSSMEDIEKLKGYTLDNGRINVVCDAIKILADKYGDELPIMGSMIGPFSLAQHINGDEWFMAIMTKEEFGLALMEFTTEFSVAYAKKMVESGADTMVIIDPTASPQLIGNEFYEKFVVPFHKKVCDAMRELNVPTVLHVCGDTTQGLGVMETCGVDGISVDQNVDAATAVGNVKNAVIVGNLDPVNMLWNRTPEEIKEESQKVLDAGIGLLAPGCGIVSKTPTENLQAMVEMAKSHKY
- a CDS encoding APC family permease, coding for MEKKEGIDWHHAEQCSKVVCDTGDDSGLERSIDWKQGLAIAVGVPLLILPSIGYFAGYLWSAAIIVWGLSVFQGFMQNLAYGELATTFPKASGLPGFAQNVFKTPNFKGKYDKSKLVGGFSAWSYWFAWNPVLAIFAILVGFYLHSLFPVLASTFSEYQLSLVAGIIIFGGLILINYRGVSSGAVVGYILAALAFIPLIIIAVVPYITGDFVMANITSTWLPTDWVWDLHHILILLGIFAMAQWSACAWETAAIYGPEYKNPGKDVPKALFTCGAICLLAFVIVQMTVTGVLGIDGIANAPIDPMLPVAQAALGDMGSTVAIVMLIAAMVLIIQTAYLGSARAMHSMAVEGNLPRVFGKVNAHGTPILAMVVIGVFNLGLISMGTPTAILAASAIGYVCANGISLFAYVKAKSDPHLAGLDRPFKAPGGWKNVSLMFGLFNLPLCLIGIIYLNSVEGSWFSTGVGILVLALYVPMWYYSQHENHVAKQVEPQSV